One genomic region from Drosophila busckii strain San Diego stock center, stock number 13000-0081.31 chromosome 3R, ASM1175060v1, whole genome shotgun sequence encodes:
- the LOC108604298 gene encoding endocuticle structural glycoprotein SgAbd-9 yields the protein MTAAKLLLCSALLAVMAASCSAGFLDYIYPTIMQDYYNLAPTKEGYRFNIDEPNGSKREEIGVVMNPGTPEEQLVVMGTYSSIDEKTDTETITMYTADKDGYKSRYMIKNRKLSPGALKSAAG from the exons ATGACAGCTGCGAAATTG CTACTATGCTCTGCCTTGCTGGCTGTGATGGCCGCTAGCTGCTCGGCTGGCTTTCTTGACTACATTTATCCCACAATTATGCAGGACTATTATAACCTTGCGCCTACCAAGGAGGGTTATCGCTTCAA CATCGATGAGCCCAATGGTAGCAAGCGCGAGGAAATTGGTGTTGTTATGAATCCGGGTACCCCTGAGGAGCAGCTGGTTGTTATGGGTACATACTCTTCAATTGATGAGAAGACCGATACCGAAACTATTACCATGTACACAGCTGATAAGGATGGCTACAAATCCCGCTATATGATTAAGAATCGCAAACTGAGCCCCGGTGCTCTGAAGTCCGCCGCTGGCTAA
- the LOC108604296 gene encoding mitochondrial sodium/calcium exchanger protein-like: MADEYEPNALDREFESFFKKVSCFVVTGFPYEDRCAFVLNATSCIAGTNFVPYMRIMSCDIGVQNQFQELVFVSVLLLLCFELLLGMAVVVNSYYSPALKVLSRLCRLNEHLAGVTFLAIGNSTPDMFSDLSGLDDVSPVVANTFSLAMFVTIFTGGLICYMSPFKMNKHATVRDILFFILGVSLLEYVVTTGNEVTLTECIFMFVVYFMYLIVNFADVYLMRATMRHMLRQIIVLEKQNLTPELKKKLETLQKKYNYYAEDEHFQILQRRSRAFSFNTGGNSDRFTFSTRKTDIPRHTVDIHGNRNVFHSSTVPRNHRLCKDFLEALNPIDVYNWKKANLSLRAFYVAKAPVTVICVLYIPLVDYELDRHGWTKLLNCIQIFLNPAITLIVGQAFIFRDKGTLWYNRIRHTYQYGLYSCIVTIPLAFIVFLHSRTTVPPSYHWVYTIMNLTGSMCLIFQTASEISVILGVIGSTLEVPNDFMGVTVNTIANGLSDVVANMVMAMQGYEKMAYAACIGSPFFNVLLSHAVMFITMNIQGKKGNIDALNGLYGENSYIFLNLSLFLTLLWTLILNFEARRSVGAFSMAIYILYILFSIFIYQGVIHSYSKDPTVLDTFDIDENI, from the exons ATGGCAGATGAATACGAGCCAAATGCATTGGATCGCGAATTCGAAAGTTTCTTTAAAAAAGTCAGCTGCTTTGTGGTCACAGGTTTCCCCTACGAAGATCGGTGTGCGTTTGTATTGAACGCCACAAGTTGCATAGCCGGCACGAATTTTGTGCCCTACATGCGGATAATGTCCTGTGATATTGGCGTTCAGAACCAGTTCCAAGAGCTGGTCTTTGTCAgtgtgcttttgttgctgtgctttgagctgctgctcggcATGGCCGTAGTGGTCAACTCTTACTACAGCCCGGCACTGAAGGTGCTCTCCCGCTTGTGCCGATTGAACGAACATTTAGCTGGAGTAACATTCCTAGCAATAGGCAATAGTACGCCGGATATGTTTTCTGATTTGTCGGGATTAGATGACGTATCGCCAGTGGTTGCTAATACATTTTCGCTCGCAATGTTTGTTACAATATTCACTGGAGGACTAATCTGTTACATGAGTCCTTTTAAGATGAATAAGCACGCCACTGTGCGGGACATACTCTTCTTTATTCTGGGTGTGTCGCTCCTGGAATATGTTGTTACGACGGGTAATGAAGTCACGTTAACAGAGTGCATTTTCATGTTTGTGGTATACTTTATGTATCTGATTGTCAACTTTGCGGATGTGTATCTTATGCGTGCAACCATGCGGC ATATGCTTCGACAAATAATCGTACTCGAAAAGCAGAACCTGACACCagagttgaaaaaaaaattggaaacgttacaaaagaaatataattacTATGCCGAGGACGAGCACTTTCAAATATTACAAAGGCGATCGAGAGCTTTTTCGTTTAATACCGGAGGGAACTCTGATCGATTCACCTTTTCAACGAGAAAAACTGATATTCCTAGACATACCGTGGACATACATGGCAATCGAAATGTTTTTCATAGTTCCACAGTACCTAGAAATCATCGACTGTGCAAAGATTTTCTTGAAGCACTTAATCCCATTGATGTGTACAACTGGAAAAAGGCCAACCTCTCTCTGCGTGCATTTTACGTGGCCAAAGCGCCCGTTACAGTTATCTGTGTGCTTTATATACCACTAGTTGACTACGAGCTGGATAGGCACGGCTGGACCAAGCTGCTCAATTGCATACAAATCTTTCTAAATCCGGCAATCACGCTTATCGTTGGTcaagcatttattttcagaGACAAAGGCACACTGTGGTATAATAGGATTCGCCATACCTATCAGTACGGTCTATACTCTTGCATTGTTACAATCCCGTTGGCATTTATCGTATTCTTGCACTCTCGCACCACTGTTCCACCAAGCTACCATTGGGTATACACCATTATGAATTTGACGGGTTCTATGTGTCTGATCTTTCAGACTGCCAGCGAAATATCCGTAATTTTGGGTGTTATTGGCAGTACCTTGGAAGTACCCAACGACTTTATGGGTGTCACTGTAAACACAATTGCCAATGGCTTGAGTGATGTAGTAGCTAATATGGTCATGGCCATGCAAGGCTATGAAAAAATGGCATATGCTGCATGCATTGGCAGCCCATTCTTTAATGTGTTGCTCTCCCACGCTGTTATGTTTATCACTATGAATATCCAAGGGAAGAAGGGTAATATTGATGCTCTGAATGGACTCTATGGGGAAAAttcgtatatatttttaaacttgtcGCTCTTTCTAACATTGCTGTGGACATTAATCTTAAACTTTGAAGCTCGTCGTTCAGTTGGTGCATTCTCTATggccatatatattttatatattttattttcaatattcaTCTATCAGGGAGTTATACACTCATATAGCAAAGATCCGACTGTTCTCGATACTTTTGATATAGACGAAAACATATga